GCATGCGGACCGAAAGCTTGCCGCGGCCGTCATAGGGGCCACCGCAGCCATGCAGCAGCACGACGGCGGGGCGAGCGCCCGGCGCCTCGGCGGCGTACCAGTAGGCCTGCAGAGGCAAGGCCTGACCCCCGCGCTGCTCCAGGCTGGGCACCGATAGCGGCACGGCAGGCGTGGCAGCGTTGGCCGCCATTCCCATCAGCAGTGCGCCGGCAAGCAGGTAATGGCGCTGCCGCTTCATGCTGCTGGGCGCGGCAGTGGCGGCGTGAAGCGCAGCGCTACCGCGATGCGGTTCCAGGCATTGATGTTGGCCACTGCCGCGGTGAGGTAGCCCAGCTGTGCCGGCCCGAACTCGGCCAGGGCCTCTGCATAGAGTGCGTCGCCGACGCCGTCGGCTGGCTTGCAGAGCGCCTCGGTCCAGGCCAGGGCGATGCGCTCGCGCGGGCTGTAGACCGGCGCCTCGCGCCAGGCCGCCAGCAGGTCGAGCTTGGCGGCCGGCATAGCGAGCCCGCGCGCCATATTGAGATGGAACTGCAGGCAGAAGGCGCAGGCGTTGATTTGCGACGCACGCAGCTTGATCAGCTCCAGCAGGTCCTTGGGCAGGCCTGATTCGTTGATGGCCTTGCCCAGGGCGAGCAGGGCTTCGGACACACCGGGTGTCAGGCTGGCGAATTCGGGACGGTCTATGCGTGCGGCGGTGCTCATGGCGTTCTCCTTGACTCGCCATTATTCAGGAGCCGTGTTGCTGCTTGTCGGTGTGTGCCTGCCGGCGGGCGCCCCTCACGCAAGGCCTTGCCTCGGGCTCAGGCATTCCAAATTCCTTTGTGAAAGTTCAGTAAATACTGAAAATACAGCAATACCTTGAGATGGATTAAACGAAGAGTGCCGGCGCTTTGCCCTGGCGCAAGGAGTGAAATGCAATGTCGTCAACGACCATGAGTCCCCTGGTGCGCAGCTTTGTGGCGCACTTCGGCGAGATGGGCAGCCGCTGGGGTATCAACCGCACGGTGGGGCAGATCTACGCGCTGATCTACGTCTCGCTGCGGCCGCTGAATGCCGATGAGATGGCCGAGGCTTTGGAGTTCAGCCGGTCCAATGTGAGCATGGGCTTGAAGGAGTTGCAGGCCTGGCGCTTGGTCAAGCTCAGGCACCTCCCGGGGGATCGGCGCGAGTACTTCGAGGCTCCCAGCGACGCCTGGGAGATCTTCCGCACCCTGGCGGAGGAGCGGCGCCGGCGCGAGATCGAGCCGACGCTGTCGATGCTGCGCAATGCCCTGCTGGAAGCGCCGGCGAGCGAGGAGGACCGGGTGGCGCAGGAACGCATGCGCAGCATGCACGACCTGATCGAGCTGATGACGACCTGGTTCGACGATGTGCAGCGCATGGACTCGCAGACCCTGGCCCAGCTGATGAAGATGGGTTCCAAGGTGCAGAAGCTGCTGGAGTTCACCGGCAAGGTCAAGGTGCTCAGCGGCGGCAAGGAGGCACGTTGATGGATGCCGTCCTGCTCGCGCGCCTGCAATTCGCGCTCAACATCAGCTTCCACATCCTGTTCCCCACCATCACCATCGCACTCGCCTGGGTGCTGCTGTTCTTCCGCTGGCGCTGGCTGGCCACGGGCGCGGCCAGCTGGCTCTCGGCCTACCGCTTCTGGACCAAGGTGTTCGCGCTCAGCTTCGCGCTGGGCGTGGTCAGCGGCATCACCATGAGCTTCCAGTTCGGCAGCAACTGGCCGGGCTTCATGGAGCGGGCCGGCAATATCGCCGGGCCGCTGCTGGGCTACGAGGTGCTGACGGCCTTCTTTCTCGAGGCCAGCTTCCTGGGCGTGATGCTGTTCGGCCATGGCCGCGTCAGCGAACGCGTGCACCTGATCGCCACCGCCCTGGTGGCCGGTGGCACCACGCTCAGTGCCTTCTGGATCCTGAGCCTGAACTCCTGGATGCAGACACCGCAGGGTTTCGAGATCATCCAGGGTGAATTCCATGCCAAGGACTGGCTGGAGGTGATCTTCAACCCGTCCTTCCCCTACCGCCTGGCGCACAAGCTGCTGGCCTCGGGCCTGACCGTCGCCTTCCTGCTGGCGGGCGTGAGCGCCTGGCAGTTGCTCAAGCAACGCGTGCAGCCGCATACCGGTGCGGTGCTGCGCGTGGGCCTGACCCTGGCGGCCGTGCTGATCCCGTTGCAGATCTTCATGGGCGACCAGCATGGCCTCAACACGCTCAAGCATCAACCGCAAAAAGTCGCGGCGATGGAGGGCTTGTGGGAGACCGAGCGTGGCGCGCCGCTGCTGCTGTTCGCATGGCCGAATGAGCAGACGCGCCGCAACGACTACGCGATCGAAATTCCGCGCCTGGCGAGTCTGATCCTGACCCATGAGGCCGATGGCGAGCTGCGCGGGCTGAACGAGTTCCAGGGCGCGCATCCACCGGTGGCACCGGTGTTCTTCGCCTTTCGCGTGATGGTGGGCATGGGGCTGGCGATGCTCGCTGCGAGCTGGCTGGCCTGGTGGCTGTACCGCCGCCGGGGCTGGCGACCCGAGGAACTGCCGAGGCCGCTGCTGCGGCTGCTCGCCTGGATGAGCTTCTCCGGCTGGGTGGCCACGCTGGCGGGCTGGTATGTCACCGAGATCGGCCGGCAACCCTTTCTGGTCTATGGCTGGCTGCGCACCGCCGAGCTGGCCTCCGCCACGCCGGCGCCCACCATCGCCCTGAGCCTGGCCGGCTATGCCTCGCTCTATCTGGGCCTGCTCCTGGCCTATGTGATGGTGGTCAAGACCATGGCCGAGAAGACGGCCGCGGCGGAGCCCGTTGCACCGGTCAATTTCAATCGGAGGGTGGCCGCATGAGCGCCGAACAATGGATGCCGCTGGTTTTCATGGCGCTGATGGGTTTCGCCCTGCTGCTCTACGTGGTGCTGGATGGCTATGACCTGGGCGTCGGCCTGCTGATGCTGGGCGCCAGCGATGCCGACAAGGATCGCATGATCGCCTCCATCGGCCCCTTCTGGGATGCCAACGAGACCTGGCTGGTGCTTGGCGTGGGGGTGCTGCTGATCGCCTTCCCCAAGGCCCAGGGCGTGGTGATGCAGGCGCTCTATCTGCCCATCGTGCTGATGCTGATGGGCCTGATGCTGCGCGGCGTGGCCTTCGACTTCCGCGTCAAGGTGCAGGCCGAGTGGAAGCCGCTGTGGAACCGCGCCTTCATGGGCGGCTCTCTGCTGGCCGCACTGGCGCAAGGCTGGATGCTGGGGCGCTATGTGACGGCGTTCCAGCCTGGCGGCTTGTTTGACGCCTTTGCCCTGCTGATCGCGCTGGCGCTGACGGCGGCCTATCTGCTGCTGGGCGCGACCTGGCTGATCATGAAGACCGAGGCCCTGCTGCAACAGCGCGCCATCCGGCTGGCGAAGCGCGCCTGGCCCTTGTTGCTGCTGGGGCTGGCGGCCATCTCGGTGGCCACACCCTGGCTCAGCCCGACGGTGCGCGAGCGCTGGTTCACCATGCCGGGCTTCATCGCCTTGCTGCCGATTCCGCTGACCAGCGCGCTGGCATTGCTGGCGCTGCGCGGGCTGCTCAACTCCAGCCGCATCGTCGGCAAGCTGTGCTGGGCGCCGTTTGCGCTCATGGTGCTGGTGATGCTGCTGGGCTTCTTCGGCCTGGCCTACAGCCTCTATCCCTATGTGGTGATGGACCGCATCACCGTCTGGCAGGCGGCCGCGGCTCCCAAATCGCTGCAGTTCATCCTGGTGGGCTGTGC
This portion of the Paucibacter sediminis genome encodes:
- a CDS encoding cytochrome d ubiquinol oxidase subunit II; this translates as MSAEQWMPLVFMALMGFALLLYVVLDGYDLGVGLLMLGASDADKDRMIASIGPFWDANETWLVLGVGVLLIAFPKAQGVVMQALYLPIVLMLMGLMLRGVAFDFRVKVQAEWKPLWNRAFMGGSLLAALAQGWMLGRYVTAFQPGGLFDAFALLIALALTAAYLLLGATWLIMKTEALLQQRAIRLAKRAWPLLLLGLAAISVATPWLSPTVRERWFTMPGFIALLPIPLTSALALLALRGLLNSSRIVGKLCWAPFALMVLVMLLGFFGLAYSLYPYVVMDRITVWQAAAAPKSLQFILVGCAITVPAILAYTAFAYRVFWGKAGELSYA
- a CDS encoding carboxymuconolactone decarboxylase family protein → MSTAARIDRPEFASLTPGVSEALLALGKAINESGLPKDLLELIKLRASQINACAFCLQFHLNMARGLAMPAAKLDLLAAWREAPVYSPRERIALAWTEALCKPADGVGDALYAEALAEFGPAQLGYLTAAVANINAWNRIAVALRFTPPLPRPAA
- a CDS encoding GbsR/MarR family transcriptional regulator; translation: MSSTTMSPLVRSFVAHFGEMGSRWGINRTVGQIYALIYVSLRPLNADEMAEALEFSRSNVSMGLKELQAWRLVKLRHLPGDRREYFEAPSDAWEIFRTLAEERRRREIEPTLSMLRNALLEAPASEEDRVAQERMRSMHDLIELMTTWFDDVQRMDSQTLAQLMKMGSKVQKLLEFTGKVKVLSGGKEAR
- a CDS encoding cytochrome ubiquinol oxidase subunit I, with the protein product MDAVLLARLQFALNISFHILFPTITIALAWVLLFFRWRWLATGAASWLSAYRFWTKVFALSFALGVVSGITMSFQFGSNWPGFMERAGNIAGPLLGYEVLTAFFLEASFLGVMLFGHGRVSERVHLIATALVAGGTTLSAFWILSLNSWMQTPQGFEIIQGEFHAKDWLEVIFNPSFPYRLAHKLLASGLTVAFLLAGVSAWQLLKQRVQPHTGAVLRVGLTLAAVLIPLQIFMGDQHGLNTLKHQPQKVAAMEGLWETERGAPLLLFAWPNEQTRRNDYAIEIPRLASLILTHEADGELRGLNEFQGAHPPVAPVFFAFRVMVGMGLAMLAASWLAWWLYRRRGWRPEELPRPLLRLLAWMSFSGWVATLAGWYVTEIGRQPFLVYGWLRTAELASATPAPTIALSLAGYASLYLGLLLAYVMVVKTMAEKTAAAEPVAPVNFNRRVAA